A window of Patescibacteria group bacterium contains these coding sequences:
- the radA gene encoding DNA repair protein RadA → MFACSKCDAQTSKWAGRCAECGAWGTVGEEADKASGGQGLRTFGAKAKAMKSAPLSGASAAPKARIATTIGEMDRVLGGGLVPGSLVLLAGEPGIGKSTLVAMAAGRVARADPSMPPLSKGRIAQVLYVSGEESASQLADRFTRLGLNPASVNFLEPYPVETLVASIEKERPALAVIDSVQTLSSELVEGTPGSPTLVRYATALLLDLCKRTDACVLLIGQVTKDGAVAGPKTLEHLVDVVLSLEGDPSHGYRLLRCMKNRFGSTDEVGVFEMAGSGLLPVENPSAKFLEERAAVPGSVVAASLEGSRVFLVEVQALVEKSGYSTPVRRASGFDAGRLTMLCAILSKRGGLSLADKDVYVNVIGGLTLTEPAADLAVCAAIAGAAKGTASKEPVLYAGEVGLGGEVRSVPHLERRLAEAKRMGIGTVVTPKTLKSVSEL, encoded by the coding sequence ATGTTCGCCTGCTCCAAGTGCGACGCGCAGACGTCGAAGTGGGCCGGGAGGTGCGCCGAGTGCGGCGCGTGGGGGACGGTGGGGGAAGAGGCGGACAAGGCCTCAGGCGGACAAGGCCTCAGGACGTTTGGAGCGAAGGCGAAGGCAATGAAGAGCGCGCCGCTTTCCGGCGCGTCGGCGGCGCCAAAGGCTCGGATCGCGACGACGATCGGGGAGATGGACCGCGTGCTCGGCGGCGGGCTCGTGCCTGGGAGCCTGGTGCTGCTTGCTGGTGAGCCGGGGATCGGGAAGTCGACTTTGGTGGCGATGGCGGCGGGACGGGTCGCGCGCGCAGACCCCTCCATGCCTCCCCTTTCCAAGGGGAGGATAGCTCAAGTTTTGTATGTATCGGGTGAGGAATCGGCTTCCCAGCTTGCGGACCGGTTCACGCGGCTTGGGCTCAACCCTGCGTCTGTCAATTTCCTGGAGCCCTACCCTGTCGAGACGCTCGTCGCTTCGATCGAAAAGGAGCGGCCTGCGCTTGCCGTCATCGACTCGGTTCAGACGCTCTCGTCAGAACTCGTTGAAGGCACGCCGGGTTCTCCTACTCTCGTGCGATACGCGACGGCGCTGTTGCTCGACCTGTGCAAGCGCACGGACGCCTGCGTGCTGCTCATAGGGCAAGTCACGAAGGACGGCGCCGTGGCAGGTCCGAAGACGCTTGAGCACCTGGTAGACGTCGTCCTTTCCCTGGAAGGTGATCCTTCACATGGCTACCGTCTGCTGCGCTGCATGAAAAACCGCTTCGGATCGACGGATGAAGTGGGCGTGTTCGAGATGGCCGGGTCCGGCCTGCTCCCGGTCGAGAACCCGTCTGCGAAATTCCTGGAGGAACGGGCGGCCGTGCCCGGTTCCGTCGTCGCCGCGTCGCTCGAAGGGAGCCGCGTATTCTTGGTGGAAGTCCAGGCGCTCGTCGAGAAGAGTGGCTACTCGACCCCCGTGCGACGCGCGTCCGGCTTCGATGCGGGACGGCTCACCATGCTGTGCGCCATCCTGTCGAAACGCGGCGGCCTTTCGCTCGCGGATAAGGACGTATACGTGAACGTGATCGGTGGGCTCACCCTCACCGAACCCGCCGCAGACCTGGCCGTATGCGCGGCGATCGCCGGGGCGGCCAAGGGTACGGCGTCAAAGGAACCGGTGTTGTATGCCGGCGAGGTCGGATTGGGCGGCGAAGTACGCAGCGTGCCGCATCTGGAGCGACGGTTGGCGGAGGCGAAGAGGATGGGGATCGGGACGGTGGTGACGCCAAAAACATTAAAAAGCGTCTCGGAGTTGTAA